From the genome of Spinacia oleracea cultivar Varoflay chromosome 2, BTI_SOV_V1, whole genome shotgun sequence, one region includes:
- the LOC110803918 gene encoding short chain aldehyde dehydrogenase 1 isoform X4, which translates to MASYWRGLKGKVAIITGGASGFGEMTAKVFVQQGAKVIIADVQDEKGISLCNEIISSSNNHAYGNNDDDDDGEFISYVHCNVSDETDVKNLIDLTISKHGKLDIMFNNAGIPGDLDPTIVGATSDNFNKVFNINVYGGFLGAKHAARVMIPRKSGVILFTASVASLVAGESPHAYTMSKHAIIGLMKNLCVEMGQYGIRVNAISPCGVSTPLLSNALGMDKESVDRLICESAVLKGVAPEALDVANAALFLASDEAKFVTGLNFVVDGGYSVTNPSFSMAVQNMFS; encoded by the exons ATGGCCTCTTATTGGAGAGG GCTCAAAGGAAAGGTTGCAATTATAACAGGAGGAGCAAGTGGATTTGGAGAGATGACAGCAAAAGTGTTCGTCCAACAAGGAGCAAAGGTCATTATTGCCGATGTACAAGACGAAAAAGGCATTTCCTTGTGCAACGAAATCATTTCTAGTTCCAACAACCATGCATATGGTAACAACGACGACGACGACGACGGAGAATTCATCTCCTATGTGCATTGCAATGTTTCTGATGAGACCGATGTTAAAAACCTCATAGATTTGACCATCTCAAAACATGGAAAGCTCGACATCATGTTCAACAATGCTGGTATACCAGGTGATCTAGATCCTACTATTGTAGGTGCTACTAGTGACAACTTCAACAAAGTGTTCAACATCAACGTTTACGGTGGTTTCTTAGGTGCTAAGCATGCTGCTCGGGTTATGATCCCAAGAAAATCCGGTGTAATCCTATTCACTGCGAGTGTAGCATCATTGGTAGCAGGGGAGTCACCTCACGCATACACCATGTCAAAGCACGCGATAATAGGTTTAATGAAGAACTTGTGTGTCGAAATGGGACAATATGGAATTAGAGTGAATGCAATTTCTCCTTGCGGTGTCTCTACACCGCTACTAAGCAATGCATTAGGGATGGATAAGGAAAGTGTTGATAGGTTGATTTGTGAATCAGCTGTGCTTAAAGGAGTTGCACCGGAGGCCTTAGATGTGGCTAATGCAGCGTTGTTTCTGGCTAGTGATGAGGCTAAGTTTGTGACCGGTCTTAATTTTGTTGTTGATGGTGGCTATAGCGTCACCAACCCGTCTTTCTCCATGGCCGTCCAAAATATGTTCTCCTAA
- the LOC110803918 gene encoding short chain aldehyde dehydrogenase 1 isoform X3, giving the protein MASYWRGRLKGKVAIITGGASGFGEMTAKVFVQQGAKVIIADVQDEKGISLCNEIISSSNNHAYGNNDDDDDGEFISYVHCNVSDETDVKNLIDLTISKHGKLDIMFNNAGIPGDLDPTIVGATSDNFNKVFNINVYGGFLGAKHAARVMIPRKSGVILFTASVASLVAGESPHAYTMSKHAIIGLMKNLCVEMGQYGIRVNAISPCGVSTPLLSNALGMDKESVDRLICESAVLKGVAPEALDVANAALFLASDEAKFVTGLNFVVDGGYSVTNPSFSMAVQNMFS; this is encoded by the exons ATGGCCTCTTATTGGAGAGG CAGGCTCAAAGGAAAGGTTGCAATTATAACAGGAGGAGCAAGTGGATTTGGAGAGATGACAGCAAAAGTGTTCGTCCAACAAGGAGCAAAGGTCATTATTGCCGATGTACAAGACGAAAAAGGCATTTCCTTGTGCAACGAAATCATTTCTAGTTCCAACAACCATGCATATGGTAACAACGACGACGACGACGACGGAGAATTCATCTCCTATGTGCATTGCAATGTTTCTGATGAGACCGATGTTAAAAACCTCATAGATTTGACCATCTCAAAACATGGAAAGCTCGACATCATGTTCAACAATGCTGGTATACCAGGTGATCTAGATCCTACTATTGTAGGTGCTACTAGTGACAACTTCAACAAAGTGTTCAACATCAACGTTTACGGTGGTTTCTTAGGTGCTAAGCATGCTGCTCGGGTTATGATCCCAAGAAAATCCGGTGTAATCCTATTCACTGCGAGTGTAGCATCATTGGTAGCAGGGGAGTCACCTCACGCATACACCATGTCAAAGCACGCGATAATAGGTTTAATGAAGAACTTGTGTGTCGAAATGGGACAATATGGAATTAGAGTGAATGCAATTTCTCCTTGCGGTGTCTCTACACCGCTACTAAGCAATGCATTAGGGATGGATAAGGAAAGTGTTGATAGGTTGATTTGTGAATCAGCTGTGCTTAAAGGAGTTGCACCGGAGGCCTTAGATGTGGCTAATGCAGCGTTGTTTCTGGCTAGTGATGAGGCTAAGTTTGTGACCGGTCTTAATTTTGTTGTTGATGGTGGCTATAGCGTCACCAACCCGTCTTTCTCCATGGCCGTCCAAAATATGTTCTCCTAA
- the LOC110803918 gene encoding short chain aldehyde dehydrogenase 1 isoform X2: MNGKSTTTAPIAMRLKGKVAIITGGASGFGEMTAKVFVQQGAKVIIADVQDEKGISLCNEIISSSNNHAYGNNDDDDDGEFISYVHCNVSDETDVKNLIDLTISKHGKLDIMFNNAGIPGDLDPTIVGATSDNFNKVFNINVYGGFLGAKHAARVMIPRKSGVILFTASVASLVAGESPHAYTMSKHAIIGLMKNLCVEMGQYGIRVNAISPCGVSTPLLSNALGMDKESVDRLICESAVLKGVAPEALDVANAALFLASDEAKFVTGLNFVVDGGYSVTNPSFSMAVQNMFS, from the coding sequence GCTCAAAGGAAAGGTTGCAATTATAACAGGAGGAGCAAGTGGATTTGGAGAGATGACAGCAAAAGTGTTCGTCCAACAAGGAGCAAAGGTCATTATTGCCGATGTACAAGACGAAAAAGGCATTTCCTTGTGCAACGAAATCATTTCTAGTTCCAACAACCATGCATATGGTAACAACGACGACGACGACGACGGAGAATTCATCTCCTATGTGCATTGCAATGTTTCTGATGAGACCGATGTTAAAAACCTCATAGATTTGACCATCTCAAAACATGGAAAGCTCGACATCATGTTCAACAATGCTGGTATACCAGGTGATCTAGATCCTACTATTGTAGGTGCTACTAGTGACAACTTCAACAAAGTGTTCAACATCAACGTTTACGGTGGTTTCTTAGGTGCTAAGCATGCTGCTCGGGTTATGATCCCAAGAAAATCCGGTGTAATCCTATTCACTGCGAGTGTAGCATCATTGGTAGCAGGGGAGTCACCTCACGCATACACCATGTCAAAGCACGCGATAATAGGTTTAATGAAGAACTTGTGTGTCGAAATGGGACAATATGGAATTAGAGTGAATGCAATTTCTCCTTGCGGTGTCTCTACACCGCTACTAAGCAATGCATTAGGGATGGATAAGGAAAGTGTTGATAGGTTGATTTGTGAATCAGCTGTGCTTAAAGGAGTTGCACCGGAGGCCTTAGATGTGGCTAATGCAGCGTTGTTTCTGGCTAGTGATGAGGCTAAGTTTGTGACCGGTCTTAATTTTGTTGTTGATGGTGGCTATAGCGTCACCAACCCGTCTTTCTCCATGGCCGTCCAAAATATGTTCTCCTAA
- the LOC110803918 gene encoding short chain aldehyde dehydrogenase 1 isoform X1, producing the protein MNGKSTTTAPIAMSRLKGKVAIITGGASGFGEMTAKVFVQQGAKVIIADVQDEKGISLCNEIISSSNNHAYGNNDDDDDGEFISYVHCNVSDETDVKNLIDLTISKHGKLDIMFNNAGIPGDLDPTIVGATSDNFNKVFNINVYGGFLGAKHAARVMIPRKSGVILFTASVASLVAGESPHAYTMSKHAIIGLMKNLCVEMGQYGIRVNAISPCGVSTPLLSNALGMDKESVDRLICESAVLKGVAPEALDVANAALFLASDEAKFVTGLNFVVDGGYSVTNPSFSMAVQNMFS; encoded by the coding sequence CAGGCTCAAAGGAAAGGTTGCAATTATAACAGGAGGAGCAAGTGGATTTGGAGAGATGACAGCAAAAGTGTTCGTCCAACAAGGAGCAAAGGTCATTATTGCCGATGTACAAGACGAAAAAGGCATTTCCTTGTGCAACGAAATCATTTCTAGTTCCAACAACCATGCATATGGTAACAACGACGACGACGACGACGGAGAATTCATCTCCTATGTGCATTGCAATGTTTCTGATGAGACCGATGTTAAAAACCTCATAGATTTGACCATCTCAAAACATGGAAAGCTCGACATCATGTTCAACAATGCTGGTATACCAGGTGATCTAGATCCTACTATTGTAGGTGCTACTAGTGACAACTTCAACAAAGTGTTCAACATCAACGTTTACGGTGGTTTCTTAGGTGCTAAGCATGCTGCTCGGGTTATGATCCCAAGAAAATCCGGTGTAATCCTATTCACTGCGAGTGTAGCATCATTGGTAGCAGGGGAGTCACCTCACGCATACACCATGTCAAAGCACGCGATAATAGGTTTAATGAAGAACTTGTGTGTCGAAATGGGACAATATGGAATTAGAGTGAATGCAATTTCTCCTTGCGGTGTCTCTACACCGCTACTAAGCAATGCATTAGGGATGGATAAGGAAAGTGTTGATAGGTTGATTTGTGAATCAGCTGTGCTTAAAGGAGTTGCACCGGAGGCCTTAGATGTGGCTAATGCAGCGTTGTTTCTGGCTAGTGATGAGGCTAAGTTTGTGACCGGTCTTAATTTTGTTGTTGATGGTGGCTATAGCGTCACCAACCCGTCTTTCTCCATGGCCGTCCAAAATATGTTCTCCTAA